In Doryrhamphus excisus isolate RoL2022-K1 chromosome 7, RoL_Dexc_1.0, whole genome shotgun sequence, one genomic interval encodes:
- the galm gene encoding aldose 1-epimerase, which translates to MTEVRCRPWGDLPKHGPVELWTLQSHQVRVEVLTLGAIIRSVCCKGKDGQMEDVVLGFDDLEGYVSDKRHFGAVVGRVANRIAQGRFEVDGKTYQLDINNGPHALHGGLRGFSKAMWLASAVEGGVRMSLSSPDGDQGYPGQMEVSVTYTLQGEKLTAEYQAWSSKTTPINLTNHSYFNLAGQAASTIYDHQVSINAHFYLPVDDTSIPTGEMKAVAGSPFDLRKPLLIGPRLKEVPGGGFDHTFCLASPGDPWAERLVARVHHAASGRILEVSTSQPGVHFYTANVLDGTVTGKGGVKHGKHRAFCLETQNWPDAVNQASFPDCLLRPGEEYRHLTSFTFTCADC; encoded by the exons ATGACCGAGGTTCGATGTCGGCCGTGGGGGGATCTGCCCAAACATGGTCCCGTGGAGCTGTGGACCCTCCAGTCCCACCAAGTGCGTGTGGAGGTCCTGACTCTTGGGGCCATCATCAGGTCCGTGTGCTGCAAAGGCAAAGACGGTCAGATGGAAGATGTCGTCTTGGGCTTTGATGACTTGGAAG GTTACGTGTCGGACAAGCGGCATTTTGGAGCAGTGGTGGGCCGTGTGGCCAACAGGATTGCACAAGGACGCTTTGAAGTGGATGGAAAAACATATCAATTAGATATCAACAATGGGCCACATGCCCTGCATGGGGGGCTGCGAGGCTTCAGTAAG GCTATGTGGCTTGCTTCAGCAGTGGAGGGTGGAGTCCGAATGAGTCTTTCCAGTCCAGATGGAGACCAGGGCTACCCTGGACAGATGGAGGTTTCTGTTACTTACACCTTGCAG GGGGAAAAACTGACGGCAGAGTATCAAGCCTGGTCTTCTAAAACAACACCGATCAACCTCACCAATCACTCCTACTTCAACCTGGCGGGACAG GCTGCGTCCACCATCTACGACCATCAAGTGTCCATAAACGCTCACTTCTACTTGCCGGTGGACGACACGTCCATCCCCACAG GAGAGATGAAGGCCGTGGCTGGCTCGCCTTTCGACCTCAGGAAGCCCCTTCTGATTGGCCCTCGGCTAAAGGAGGTTCCGGGTGGAGGATTTGACCACACCTTTTGTCTGGCCTCGCCTGGAGACCCGTGGGCCGAGAGACTCGTGGCTAG AGTTCATCACGCAGCCAGTGGGCGGATCCTGGAGGTTTCAACCAGCCAACCAGGAGTCCACTTCTATACGGCCAACGTCTTGGATGGCACAGTAACAGGAAAGGGCGGAGTCAAACATGGAAAGCACCGTGCCTTTTGTTTGGAGACTCAGAATTGGCCTGATGCTGTCAACCAG